Proteins from a genomic interval of Treponema succinifaciens DSM 2489:
- the ilvN gene encoding acetolactate synthase small subunit — MKKYVLSVLVENHAGVLSRVSGLFSRRGYNIDSLTVCETADPEKSRMTIVVRGDEYILEQIEKQLSKLVEVISIEHCDSSSTCQRETALIKVKAAGENRGVIIETCSIYRAHIVDVSENTLIVEATGSEEKISSLKRLLEPYGILEFLKSGLIAMDRGEKVMR; from the coding sequence ATGAAAAAATATGTGCTTTCTGTTCTTGTTGAAAACCATGCAGGTGTATTGAGCCGTGTGTCCGGCCTTTTTAGCCGTCGTGGATATAACATCGATTCACTCACAGTCTGCGAAACTGCAGATCCTGAAAAATCCCGCATGACAATTGTTGTTCGCGGAGATGAATATATTCTTGAGCAGATTGAAAAACAGCTTTCAAAACTTGTTGAAGTTATTTCTATTGAACACTGCGATTCTTCTTCAACTTGCCAACGTGAAACAGCCCTTATAAAAGTAAAGGCCGCCGGAGAAAATAGAGGCGTAATCATTGAAACTTGCAGTATTTACCGCGCCCACATCGTTGATGTTTCAGAAAACACTTTGATTGTAGAAGCAACCGGAAGCGAAGAAAAAATCAGCTCATTAAAGCGGCTTCTTGAGCCTTACGGAATTCTTGAATTCTTAAAGTCCGGCCTGATTGCAATGGACCGTGGCGAAAAAGTAATGCGCTAA
- the aroF gene encoding 3-deoxy-7-phosphoheptulonate synthase: MVIVLKKNSTEEQKKYICQFLKEKNFKLNEIVGEEDTVIAAVGKVSMDIREVELLPGVNNVIPISKPFKLASREFKKENTIIEVPNNRGQIIRIGGQHVVSIAGPCAVESREQMMEIAAAVASSGAVMLRGGAYKPRSSPYSFQGLGEEGLKYLKEAGEKYGLPIVTEIVSESLIPLMRDYVDVYQIGARNMQNFDLLKKVGAIGKPVILKRSYTATLEELLMSAEYLLSSGTDSVILCERGIRTFEHATRNTLDISAVPVLRSLTHLPIIVDPSHAVGIRDKVPSMGLASIAAGADGIIVEVHNHPEKAMSDGAQSMLPSQFDKMMHDIEALAPVIGKSVAHIREENSSVVHSGQKNSSGKIVCVYSGKRGAYAEQAISRYFDSHDVEAVAVDSFEEIFQSVVDGKADYGMVPIENSLAGSVFQNYDNFSRFEDVSIAGAITLNIRHALLGIKGATISNIKNVYSHPQALSQCKKFLDNHKDWNFIDAVSTATAAQFVAEKKSKENAAIASSVNAALYKLEILAEDIENDPGNFTRFVVIQANHTTKPKGAKEANVPANMASFIFKTKNEPGALYNVLGVFNDCGLNMTRLESRPIAGQPWRYWFYADAEIKNQNAAEYVKSLMEKLSDKVEEIRLLGIYSELGK; this comes from the coding sequence ATGGTTATTGTATTAAAGAAAAATTCAACTGAAGAACAGAAAAAATATATCTGCCAGTTTTTAAAAGAAAAAAATTTCAAGCTTAATGAAATCGTCGGAGAAGAAGACACCGTTATTGCCGCCGTAGGAAAAGTTTCTATGGACATAAGGGAAGTTGAGCTTCTGCCGGGCGTAAACAATGTCATTCCAATCAGCAAGCCGTTCAAACTTGCAAGCCGGGAATTTAAAAAAGAAAACACAATAATTGAAGTTCCAAACAATCGCGGACAAATAATAAGAATAGGCGGACAGCACGTTGTTTCCATTGCGGGACCTTGCGCCGTTGAAAGCCGCGAGCAGATGATGGAAATTGCAGCCGCTGTAGCTTCCAGTGGAGCAGTCATGCTTAGAGGCGGAGCATACAAGCCGCGTTCATCTCCATACAGTTTTCAGGGCTTAGGCGAAGAAGGATTAAAATACTTAAAGGAAGCCGGAGAAAAATACGGACTTCCAATTGTTACAGAAATAGTTTCAGAATCTCTTATTCCGCTTATGAGAGACTACGTTGATGTATATCAGATTGGCGCAAGGAATATGCAGAACTTTGATCTTCTAAAAAAAGTCGGAGCAATAGGCAAGCCTGTAATTTTAAAGCGAAGCTACACCGCAACTTTGGAAGAGCTTTTGATGTCTGCGGAATATTTGCTTTCAAGCGGAACAGACAGCGTAATTTTGTGCGAGCGCGGAATAAGAACATTTGAGCACGCAACACGCAACACGCTGGACATTTCCGCAGTTCCGGTTTTGCGTTCTCTCACTCACCTTCCGATTATTGTAGACCCAAGCCATGCCGTTGGAATCCGCGACAAAGTTCCATCCATGGGACTTGCCTCCATTGCAGCCGGAGCAGACGGAATAATTGTAGAAGTTCACAATCATCCTGAAAAAGCGATGAGCGACGGAGCGCAGTCCATGCTTCCTTCCCAGTTCGACAAGATGATGCACGACATTGAAGCTCTTGCGCCTGTAATCGGAAAATCAGTTGCCCATATCCGTGAAGAAAATTCTTCTGTTGTGCATTCAGGACAAAAAAATTCAAGCGGAAAGATTGTCTGCGTTTACAGCGGAAAAAGAGGCGCGTATGCGGAACAGGCAATTTCACGCTACTTTGACTCTCATGATGTTGAAGCCGTTGCAGTCGATTCATTTGAAGAAATTTTCCAAAGCGTTGTAGACGGAAAAGCAGACTACGGAATGGTTCCAATCGAAAACAGCCTTGCAGGAAGTGTATTCCAAAACTACGACAACTTCAGCAGGTTTGAAGACGTAAGCATTGCAGGAGCTATAACTTTAAATATCCGGCACGCCTTGCTTGGAATAAAAGGCGCAACGATTTCTAATATTAAAAATGTCTATTCGCATCCGCAGGCATTGAGCCAGTGCAAGAAATTTTTAGACAACCACAAAGACTGGAATTTTATAGACGCAGTTTCCACAGCAACCGCAGCCCAGTTTGTGGCAGAAAAAAAGTCAAAGGAAAACGCCGCAATCGCAAGTTCAGTCAACGCAGCTCTTTACAAGCTCGAAATTCTTGCGGAGGACATTGAAAATGATCCTGGAAACTTCACGCGTTTTGTTGTAATTCAGGCGAACCACACTACAAAGCCAAAAGGCGCAAAAGAAGCAAATGTTCCTGCAAACATGGCAAGTTTTATCTTTAAGACAAAAAATGAGCCGGGAGCATTGTACAATGTGCTTGGAGTTTTCAACGACTGCGGACTGAACATGACACGCCTTGAATCCCGCCCGATTGCAGGACAGCCTTGGAGATACTGGTTCTATGCGGACGCTGAAATTAAAAATCAAAATGCAGCGGAATATGTAAAATCGTTAATGGAAAAACTTTCGGATAAAGTTGAAGAAATTCGGCTTCTTGGAATTTATTCTGAATTAGGAAAATAG
- a CDS encoding penicillin-binding protein codes for MSVFFNKFRIGFIFFICAVGLVYVYVKFAKLAFYPQKKTITAPVTIERGSITDRNGKPLAVQTNFYHFVVTPKLIKYPDEFAERICSPLNMGIQEITQKIQNAKNANFIYIKKKISQEQYDELIKIIDENNYYNFTRFDKIPGRLYPENSLASQLIGYMGDDGTGLSGIEYSKQNILSPEPNPDATGTIHGSNVYLTIDSGLQYKLEKIAKQSMEETQAESLMLIAADAKNGEILSYISLPSANLNEYTSASTQEMTDRASVTAYEPGSVFKIFSVASFLDSKSITADDSFLCDGIYQRKTTAGETIRITCLDHHGWLNARSALKYSCNDALAQMSEKITTEEFLSYIRRFGFGERTGVELPSETRGSVKNQNDRYWSARSKPTMSIGQEISVSALQMVQAATVLANKGVQIKLTFIKKIADIDGKTEYEHEPTYGNRVLKSSTADYLLSCMETTAKSGTGTRASLRDISIGVKTGTAQMADTVNGGYSNTDFLSNCMAIFPIENPQIVLYIVIEKAKGETYAGRIVAPVIAKAADEIIDHLGINREGAASLEHSGRITIKENLPLSIGKVVPDFTGRPKRDLIPLLARDDLNFVIKGEGWVADQNPEPGTPITENMTIELDLE; via the coding sequence ATGAGTGTTTTTTTTAATAAATTCCGCATTGGATTTATTTTTTTTATATGCGCAGTCGGGCTAGTTTATGTTTATGTGAAATTTGCAAAGCTGGCTTTTTATCCGCAGAAAAAAACAATTACAGCTCCAGTAACAATTGAGCGCGGTTCAATCACAGACCGAAACGGAAAACCGCTCGCAGTCCAGACAAATTTCTACCACTTTGTTGTAACTCCAAAACTCATAAAATATCCAGATGAATTCGCTGAAAGAATTTGCTCTCCATTAAACATGGGAATACAAGAAATCACACAAAAAATTCAAAATGCAAAAAACGCAAATTTCATTTATATCAAGAAAAAAATTTCCCAGGAACAATACGACGAGCTTATAAAAATAATTGATGAAAACAATTACTACAACTTCACCCGCTTTGACAAAATTCCCGGCCGGCTTTATCCAGAAAATTCTTTGGCAAGCCAGCTAATAGGCTACATGGGCGATGACGGAACTGGATTAAGCGGAATTGAATATTCCAAGCAAAACATTCTTTCTCCAGAACCAAATCCCGATGCAACTGGAACAATCCACGGAAGCAACGTTTATTTAACAATCGACTCAGGGCTTCAGTATAAACTTGAAAAAATCGCAAAGCAATCAATGGAAGAAACTCAAGCTGAAAGTCTGATGCTGATTGCTGCAGATGCAAAAAACGGAGAAATACTCTCATACATAAGCTTGCCATCCGCAAATTTAAATGAATACACTTCTGCTTCAACACAGGAAATGACAGACAGAGCATCTGTTACAGCTTACGAGCCGGGAAGCGTGTTCAAAATTTTTTCAGTGGCATCGTTCCTTGATTCAAAATCAATTACCGCTGATGACAGTTTTTTATGCGATGGAATTTATCAAAGAAAAACTACCGCAGGCGAAACAATCAGAATAACTTGTCTTGACCATCACGGCTGGCTTAACGCAAGAAGCGCGCTGAAATATTCATGCAATGATGCGCTGGCACAGATGAGCGAAAAAATAACAACAGAAGAATTTTTGTCTTACATCAGGCGGTTTGGATTTGGAGAAAGAACTGGCGTTGAGCTTCCGTCAGAAACAAGAGGCTCTGTAAAAAATCAGAACGACAGATACTGGTCTGCACGAAGCAAGCCCACAATGTCAATCGGCCAGGAAATAAGCGTGAGCGCGCTGCAAATGGTTCAGGCGGCAACAGTTCTTGCAAACAAAGGCGTTCAAATAAAACTTACATTTATAAAAAAAATAGCGGACATAGACGGAAAAACTGAATACGAGCATGAGCCGACTTACGGAAACCGCGTTTTAAAAAGTTCAACAGCGGACTATCTTTTAAGCTGCATGGAAACAACTGCAAAAAGCGGAACGGGAACAAGAGCTTCGTTAAGAGACATTTCAATCGGTGTAAAAACAGGAACTGCGCAAATGGCAGATACCGTAAACGGCGGATATAGCAATACGGACTTTCTTTCAAACTGCATGGCAATTTTCCCAATCGAAAATCCGCAGATTGTTTTGTACATCGTTATTGAAAAAGCAAAAGGCGAAACTTACGCAGGAAGAATTGTAGCTCCAGTAATTGCAAAAGCCGCTGATGAAATAATCGATCATCTGGGAATAAACCGTGAAGGAGCCGCAAGCCTTGAACATTCAGGCCGCATCACAATAAAAGAAAATTTGCCGCTTTCAATTGGAAAAGTCGTGCCAGATTTTACAGGACGCCCAAAAAGAGATTTGATTCCGCTTTTGGCAAGAGATGACTTAAACTTTGTAATAAAAGGCGAAGGCTGGGTTGCCGATCAAAACCCAGAGCCTGGAACACCAATAACGGAGAATATGACTATTGAACTCGATTTGGAATAA
- a CDS encoding pentapeptide repeat-containing protein, producing MFVTNKCQCKECQNPALSVIRDNEIIPHEPGFCFEHTEDKIGHLTSLLNYINSHEKIIGLCAYGISVNGVDLSGKKFYGCNFQHSTFSNIHSIGLKFKICTLDFSTFSDCDMLNSDIQFSSFSGSKFIHVVFTGSDLVHNNYNGITAYQCSFDDSDFYNSRFIRAILMNTSMKNCNLKKAIFYNSAREHVSFKLSNTREALIDRNKSGLIEDFSESEGEDEL from the coding sequence ATGTTTGTGACTAACAAGTGCCAGTGCAAGGAATGTCAGAATCCTGCGCTTTCAGTAATCCGCGACAATGAAATTATTCCGCATGAACCGGGCTTTTGCTTTGAGCATACGGAAGATAAAATTGGTCATCTTACATCGCTTTTGAACTATATAAATTCACATGAAAAAATTATCGGGCTTTGCGCTTACGGAATATCCGTGAACGGCGTTGACCTTTCAGGTAAAAAATTTTACGGCTGCAATTTTCAGCACTCAACTTTTTCAAATATACATTCAATAGGCTTGAAATTTAAAATATGCACGCTTGATTTTTCAACATTTTCAGATTGCGATATGCTGAACAGCGACATTCAGTTTTCCTCTTTTTCCGGCTCGAAATTTATTCACGTGGTTTTTACAGGAAGCGATTTGGTGCATAACAATTACAACGGAATAACTGCTTACCAGTGCAGCTTTGATGATTCGGATTTTTATAACAGCCGTTTTATCCGTGCAATTCTTATGAACACGTCAATGAAAAACTGCAATCTTAAAAAAGCGATATTTTACAATTCTGCAAGAGAGCACGTTTCATTTAAACTTTCAAATACGCGGGAAGCTTTAATTGACAGAAACAAAAGCGGCTTGATTGAAGACTTTTCGGAATCGGAAGGAGAAGACGAGCTATGA
- a CDS encoding polysaccharide deacetylase family protein has product MNKNFKLCSFAFIVFFAFIFPAFSQIEFGSLDLNKDDFLIFSAEQNIPGTVSYKSLFFTQLDEQKIKKEPVILTCFPEKMELLNENKILQIRNRYGTAKYSVEDKNLKWTSLAFGIPENYSRANLISASPDGNYFCYVKKTKNTTGKLFVVDCKTQEEKVLLEKTSFSYKSINAKWSPDSKFLLYEKDGCVYFITPSELFKKINLPESYRKIGDGTIDNVQWTQSGNIIYVSNGLVFLIEENELYTRGLYAALIGSGKIIGRIPNAFDPLKDKFWTNEDGTKFAVVSSKNTLYIYSAMENPELSYLKPEGVFPFSEIDGICCDFKIFWSGASSPVLWCDSFSFENPKRVSYAYSIKEKMELLFKTENSISPVVSPDRKKIAYTDAGKFFVYDISAQKVVLSKPEEKIVSAAWNGNFSIYIGGEETVKLVNFRGDEKLLFLSSACQPYWSNEKILCKSEISKDTFVYEADKNTWRATLSSSTENFSRLEKNGRYRVFLGSSVNSKFSNSIYVRSLSGKTKTYSVYKETEKYSEPLKKVSLVFDALKNSEGLAEVLYTLDDFRVRGTFFLNGEFIRRYPHKAKQIAFSGNECASMFFSCADLVENNFIVDKDFIQRGLARNEDEFFTATGKELSLYWHAPFYHSNQLMKTAGTEAGYNYVEVFNKFNDRITFEESKESGKEYLNASSLVDSFAENLYDGIVIPVSIGTMDGTRRDYLYEKLDLLISSILENGYEIVSLKDLH; this is encoded by the coding sequence ATGAACAAAAATTTCAAGTTGTGCAGTTTTGCTTTTATAGTTTTCTTTGCATTCATTTTCCCGGCTTTTTCTCAAATTGAATTTGGCAGTTTGGATTTAAACAAAGACGATTTTCTTATATTTTCCGCTGAACAAAATATTCCGGGGACAGTTTCTTACAAGTCGCTTTTTTTTACTCAGCTTGATGAACAAAAAATAAAAAAAGAACCCGTGATTTTGACTTGCTTCCCGGAAAAAATGGAGCTGCTCAACGAAAATAAAATTCTTCAGATTAGAAACAGATACGGAACTGCAAAATATTCTGTTGAAGATAAAAATTTAAAATGGACTTCTCTTGCTTTTGGAATTCCAGAAAATTACAGCCGGGCGAATTTAATTTCTGCAAGTCCAGACGGAAATTATTTTTGCTATGTAAAGAAAACAAAAAACACAACAGGAAAGCTTTTTGTTGTTGACTGTAAAACACAGGAAGAAAAAGTTCTCCTTGAAAAAACTTCGTTTAGCTACAAGTCCATAAATGCAAAATGGTCGCCAGACAGCAAGTTTCTTCTTTATGAAAAAGACGGCTGTGTATATTTTATAACTCCAAGTGAACTTTTCAAAAAAATAAATTTGCCTGAAAGCTATAGAAAAATTGGAGATGGCACAATCGATAATGTTCAGTGGACTCAAAGTGGAAATATAATTTACGTTTCAAATGGCCTTGTTTTTTTAATTGAAGAAAATGAGCTTTACACAAGAGGTCTTTACGCAGCTCTTATTGGAAGCGGAAAAATTATTGGACGAATTCCAAATGCGTTTGATCCGCTGAAAGATAAATTCTGGACAAATGAAGACGGAACAAAGTTTGCGGTAGTTTCAAGCAAAAATACTCTTTACATTTATTCCGCCATGGAAAATCCAGAGCTCAGCTATTTAAAGCCGGAAGGCGTTTTTCCTTTTTCAGAAATAGACGGAATCTGCTGTGATTTTAAAATTTTCTGGAGCGGAGCTTCTTCACCAGTTTTATGGTGCGATTCTTTTTCTTTTGAAAATCCAAAGAGAGTCAGCTATGCTTATTCTATAAAAGAAAAAATGGAGCTTTTGTTTAAAACTGAAAATTCCATTTCTCCAGTTGTTTCGCCAGATAGAAAAAAAATCGCTTATACAGATGCCGGAAAATTTTTTGTGTATGATATTTCTGCGCAGAAAGTTGTTTTGTCAAAGCCAGAAGAAAAAATTGTTTCAGCTGCATGGAACGGAAATTTTTCAATTTACATTGGCGGAGAAGAAACTGTAAAACTTGTAAATTTCCGCGGAGATGAAAAACTTCTTTTCTTGTCTTCCGCTTGCCAACCATACTGGAGCAATGAAAAAATTTTGTGCAAGTCTGAAATTTCAAAAGATACATTTGTTTATGAGGCGGACAAAAATACTTGGAGAGCAACCTTGTCGTCTTCCACAGAAAATTTTTCACGGCTAGAAAAAAACGGAAGGTACAGAGTTTTCCTTGGTTCTTCTGTGAATTCAAAGTTTTCAAATTCAATTTATGTAAGATCTCTTTCTGGAAAAACAAAAACATATTCTGTTTATAAGGAAACTGAAAAATATTCAGAGCCTCTAAAAAAGGTTTCTCTTGTTTTTGATGCATTGAAAAATTCAGAAGGACTTGCAGAAGTTCTTTATACACTTGATGATTTTAGAGTAAGGGGAACTTTCTTTTTGAACGGAGAATTTATCCGGCGTTATCCGCACAAGGCAAAGCAAATTGCATTTTCTGGAAACGAATGCGCTTCAATGTTTTTTAGTTGCGCCGATTTGGTTGAAAATAATTTTATAGTTGATAAAGATTTTATTCAGCGTGGTCTTGCAAGGAATGAAGATGAATTTTTTACTGCGACAGGAAAAGAACTTTCACTTTATTGGCACGCTCCGTTTTATCATTCAAATCAGCTTATGAAAACTGCTGGCACGGAAGCAGGTTATAATTACGTTGAAGTTTTTAACAAATTCAATGACAGAATTACATTTGAAGAAAGCAAGGAAAGCGGCAAGGAATATTTAAATGCAAGCTCTCTTGTTGATTCATTTGCTGAAAATCTTTATGACGGAATTGTGATTCCAGTTTCAATTGGAACTATGGATGGAACTCGTCGTGATTATCTTTATGAAAAACTGGATTTACTGATTTCTTCAATTTTAGAAAACGGATATGAAATTGTTTCTTTGAAAGATTTGCATTAA
- a CDS encoding MBL fold metallo-hydrolase, with product MKLYFHLCVDGFTNSYTILNDRPDVKEAIIVDPGKIDMETINLIEEGDYKLSAVLITHKHTHHIQGLRTLKKIYTPVVYAADAGIYGMDCSILNGDGIVKIAGFNVEFFSVPGHSPDSMVYKIEDVVFTGDTLISGVTGSTLSQYSHKLLCKKIKDKIFSLPNRTVIFPGHGSPSTIESEKQFNIDLI from the coding sequence ATGAAACTTTATTTCCATTTGTGCGTAGACGGATTTACAAACAGCTACACTATTTTAAATGACAGGCCAGATGTAAAAGAAGCGATTATTGTTGACCCTGGAAAAATTGACATGGAAACAATAAATTTAATTGAAGAAGGTGACTATAAATTGTCTGCGGTTTTGATTACGCACAAGCATACTCATCACATACAAGGTCTTAGGACACTTAAGAAAATCTACACTCCTGTAGTGTATGCGGCTGATGCTGGAATTTACGGAATGGACTGCTCGATTTTAAATGGCGATGGAATTGTAAAGATTGCAGGTTTCAATGTTGAATTTTTTTCTGTTCCGGGACATTCTCCAGACAGCATGGTTTATAAAATTGAAGATGTAGTTTTTACAGGTGATACTTTGATTTCTGGTGTGACGGGAAGCACTTTGAGCCAGTATTCCCATAAATTGCTTTGCAAAAAAATCAAGGATAAAATTTTTTCACTTCCTAATAGGACTGTTATTTTCCCTGGACACGGTTCTCCAAGCACTATCGAAAGTGAAAAGCAATTTAACATTGATTTAATTTAA
- the lepB gene encoding signal peptidase I codes for MKNNSPESNFWKYILAGIFIGAAIKIFAFDILSVQGISMEPSIHNNEKILACKLSYGIVNPFGNSTLIRWKNAKTGDIVIYFYKNSLVVKRCVATEGDSLEYSSDSGYTLHVGEKNYSLTELQYNLIKNSPCVPRGMILAIGDNFENSIDSRTYGFVAQKNILGKVIFK; via the coding sequence ATGAAAAATAACTCACCAGAATCAAATTTTTGGAAATATATACTCGCAGGAATTTTTATAGGAGCCGCAATAAAAATTTTCGCCTTTGACATTCTTTCTGTGCAAGGAATTTCAATGGAACCTTCAATTCATAACAACGAAAAAATTTTAGCCTGCAAGCTTTCATACGGAATCGTAAATCCATTCGGCAACTCAACTTTAATCAGATGGAAAAATGCAAAAACTGGAGACATTGTAATTTATTTTTATAAAAACAGTCTTGTTGTAAAAAGGTGTGTTGCCACAGAAGGCGACTCCCTAGAATATTCATCAGATTCAGGATATACTTTGCACGTAGGAGAAAAAAATTACTCGCTTACAGAACTTCAGTATAATCTGATAAAAAACAGCCCTTGTGTTCCACGAGGAATGATTCTTGCAATAGGAGATAATTTTGAAAACTCAATTGACTCAAGAACTTACGGCTTTGTGGCACAGAAAAATATTTTGGGCAAGGTGATTTTTAAATGA
- a CDS encoding peptidoglycan DD-metalloendopeptidase family protein, with protein MEIINCLESSAFRKNTTHLIRHNVLRSVRTSAKPVYRTRNVFSANSVRSDFNIFSFIQNLRGQIGVAGKRIKIASRFAWLVPVFVLCAASPFFVSKFISFSESFAKNINLNPVSMEEFQALDNAMSEFAFDRSSYFDSEGNIFSEDGIKLETNSVLLKQPVVFQNYTVKPGDTISGISSRFGLSNISTLIAINNIGNVRSIYAGQKLSVPSVDGLVHLVLKNETLDSISKKYSVSVSDLLDINDLSSENLQEEQKIFIPGARLDSNSLRKAMGELFANPLKIRYRLTSRFGSRADPFTGVASHHTGIDMACPTGTPIYASMSGKIAYTGFSSVFGNYVIINHYDGYQTLYAHMSKIIAKKGDVVSQGTRIGLVGNTGYSTGPHLHFTVYKNSKLVDPLTVLK; from the coding sequence ATGGAAATAATAAATTGCTTGGAATCTTCTGCTTTTAGAAAAAATACTACACACTTGATTCGACACAATGTTTTGCGTAGCGTTCGTACTTCTGCAAAGCCTGTTTATAGAACACGAAATGTTTTTAGCGCAAATTCAGTTAGATCTGATTTTAATATTTTCTCATTTATTCAGAATCTTCGTGGGCAGATTGGAGTTGCAGGAAAGAGGATAAAAATTGCTTCCCGGTTTGCATGGCTTGTTCCTGTTTTTGTTTTGTGCGCGGCTTCACCTTTTTTTGTTTCCAAGTTTATTTCCTTTTCTGAAAGTTTTGCAAAAAATATAAATTTAAATCCTGTTTCAATGGAGGAGTTTCAGGCTCTTGACAATGCGATGAGTGAATTTGCCTTTGACCGGAGTTCATATTTTGACAGCGAGGGAAATATTTTTTCTGAAGACGGAATTAAACTTGAGACCAATTCTGTTCTTTTGAAGCAGCCTGTTGTTTTTCAGAATTACACGGTAAAGCCGGGCGATACGATAAGCGGAATAAGTTCAAGATTCGGACTTTCAAATATTTCAACATTGATTGCTATAAATAATATTGGAAACGTCCGCTCAATTTATGCAGGTCAGAAACTTTCAGTTCCTTCTGTAGACGGACTTGTTCACTTGGTTTTAAAAAATGAAACTCTTGATTCTATTTCAAAAAAATATTCTGTTTCTGTTTCTGATTTGCTTGATATAAATGACTTGTCATCTGAAAATTTACAGGAAGAACAGAAAATTTTTATTCCGGGAGCAAGGCTGGACAGCAATTCTTTGCGGAAGGCAATGGGAGAGCTTTTTGCAAATCCACTGAAAATAAGATACAGGCTTACTTCAAGATTTGGTTCGCGCGCGGATCCGTTTACTGGTGTTGCATCCCATCACACTGGAATTGACATGGCTTGTCCTACAGGAACTCCGATTTATGCATCCATGAGCGGAAAAATTGCATACACAGGATTTTCTTCTGTATTTGGAAATTATGTGATTATAAATCATTATGACGGTTATCAGACTTTGTATGCGCACATGAGCAAAATCATTGCTAAAAAAGGCGATGTTGTTAGTCAGGGCACAAGAATTGGACTTGTTGGAAACACTGGATATTCTACCGGTCCGCATCTTCATTTTACAGTTTATAAAAATTCAAAGCTTGTAGATCCGCTTACAGTTTTAAAATAA